A part of Oncorhynchus clarkii lewisi isolate Uvic-CL-2024 chromosome 17, UVic_Ocla_1.0, whole genome shotgun sequence genomic DNA contains:
- the LOC139370837 gene encoding uncharacterized protein isoform X2, translated as MNGPKRTWQQVKIKYKNILQNAVKKNTHRQGTGGGSPKADLTPAEDMALELNKGRPVLEGIPGGKETSIGSSQDATRFIQVSGSTVFLLEPPAQAPDDADPGEGPSAAATAHDGDDDEEETISLDSRRHEDPDAIQWENQPGNIVRINKRTPHPAKFQLR; from the exons atgaacgggccaaaacggacatggcagcaggtcaaaatcaaatacaagaacattctgcagaatg cagtgaaaaagaatacccacagacaaggcacgggtggtgggtcaccaaaggctgaccttaccccagcagaggacatggccttggagctaaataaaggcaggcccgtcttagaggggatccctggggggaaagagacgagcataggttcctcccaagatgccacccgcttcattcaag tgtctggcagcactgtgttcctgttagagccaccagcacaagcaccagacgatgctgatcca ggtgaaggccccagtgcagcagcaacagcacatgatggagacgatgatgaggaggagaccatctctctggattccagaaggcatgag gacccagatgctatacagtgggaaaaccagcctggcaacatagtgcgtattaataaaaggacaccacatcctgccaaattccagctgcgctaa
- the LOC139370837 gene encoding putative nuclease HARBI1 isoform X1, with protein MVCVALRFFASGAFLYSVGDAEQLNKATICRTIRSVCLAIKALADVFISFPGHRRLCDIKEEFYRIAGFPNVIGAVDCTHIRIKAPSGAHEADFVNRKSFHSINVQMVCNADCVISNVVAKWPGSVHDSRIFRASEIYQCLSQGEFSGVLLGDRGYGCQPFLLTPFTDPQEAQQAYNHAHARTRARVEMTFGLLKARFHCLHKLRVSPVRACDITVACAVLHNVACLRKERAPRVPPAMDWDNPAIFPDDDSGRLLRDQYVLNYFS; from the exons atggtttgtgtggccttgcgcttttttgctagtggagccttcctgtactcagtgggggatgcagaacagctgaacaaggccacaatttgccgcacaataaggagtgtgtgtctggctatcaaagcattagcagatgtcttcatctccttccctggccacagaagactctgtgacatcaaagaggagttctataggattgcag gtttccccaatgtcattggtgcagtggactgcacacacataaggataaaagccccctcaggtgcccatgaggccgattttgtgaataggaaatcctttcacagcattaatgttcag atggtctgcaatgctgactgtgtgatcagcaatgttgtggcaaaatggcctggctcagtccatgactccagaatctttcgggcctctgaaatctatcagtgcctatcacaag gtgaattctctggtgtgttgctgggagacagggggtatggctgccagccttttctcctgacacctttcacagacccccaggaagcacagcaggcctacaaccatgcccatgccaggaccagggccagagttgaaatgacctttggcctcctgaaggcacgctttcactgccttcacaaattaagggtcagccctgttagggcatgtgatattactgtggcttgtgctgtccttcacaatgtggcctgcctgaggaaggagagggcccccagagtgccaccagccatggactgggacaatccggcaatcttccctgatgacgacagtggtcggctgctgagggaccaatatgtgttgaattattttagttag